One window from the genome of Esox lucius isolate fEsoLuc1 chromosome 23, fEsoLuc1.pri, whole genome shotgun sequence encodes:
- the ppp1r3aa gene encoding uncharacterized protein ppp1r3aa isoform X1 codes for MSQDPPHPRRPLSGPVEAPDTSPWGSGNGEEDGEWWGEEAGSLSPQRGSTDESDESDGSEPEPPTVIRRKVSFADAFGLDLVYVKEFDSADQTEAQGANPAEPRANGNKETDEYFLSSLFAVPSSPEELERRLQDQKLELESIELLPGTTILRVIVRVANLCYNKSLYARITLDSWKTYFDLLAEYVPGSSDGTTDRFAFRLTLVPPFEMEGARVEFCLRYETSVGTFWANNSEMNYVLFCHKKGGRDLTELETRTEEVKNSREKRSCLKSNSKKNSAEEKPKELATDPPASATHTTEGIAGKTMENAEHLTSILHHEDHNPKSLVDSQRSRRRGARLARVQEYFSQRDQDSTQGHISNGPLPRAWVENPPTVSDIRIEPLAGSATSPPESHQKKQANDTPQLMTYHQVTRPMIHPDSGRDNGLAANPDKDDIRIETGIAPNLLSDESVGILEEQTSVGDLWEAFLCAPDSKDTSCVSESERPLSATAVSLSVGVEDFVASSRVENQQADDTDSNPESLTQPTGSKPPPPSHSHEMPAEPRPRSNVTPPGDDKARVYDPYQRLEVTSVINTPQESIPSTAASDDTTPHRHVGADRERGEQAFTPYGAKPVTSLEEMETTDMTVMADLPNTSAEDRILHGDWLPLDMKSEFVGDVEKAADEIVTFPWTIRNTAEDETNTKSHGEGGVFTKSYAEKDVFRQNQTDKIEVTHDLTEGLLNRQSQAEEDEFGINNICCESNRTELKEFRVSQMYKDKFRQNQTVNEESSLNQSEVEEFGPKHTKEEEYRLFDYFSLNQTEVEKFKTNQTEMEEEFSPSHQEEKKAKQCHADKELLLNLNEKELNRVMQTFPETFRQYQTPDEECSSNNLEEYRLNPLDGKMRDREDFEKVEEMRSNLTHEEGFWSNEIQAEDSYQSLNAEVQHRDADRDRPISTHIQAETNDVRDMNTGLEKTENVSDEITRQRDTEQTYEEISIETPEKEKVKDLTEKTVNTEKETEYVSTEKEEQCDMSMGNVECSRQDENGKLSEGTKELIIKDDEELFEKEVESGEDELFTEEKGLNEEMLEEVLDLQLVHNSPSAEQDNEVALKVEIMMKQSDEPEIIQNGPIRQTKRATKKGSTDIDSWVDSLMKACTDPDLTFTPRQGLCLTTPSNSTEPSMVQTCESSPERGATVLTPLSSLSTRCNTMVSEGCASRVNQWSTQMPKSVEEDQETPSSHNLPLKKVEDDGFLSWWRVIFSLSSITRAIFYGLMVAMFLITTLMYDFPACLALSLFSLYWWYCVVRTERMEREM; via the exons ATGTCTCAAGATCCTCCACATCCTCGCAGGCCCCTCTCGGGCCCCGTGGAGGCTCCGGACACCAGCCCCTGGGGCAGTGGGAACGGCGAGGAGGACGGGGAGTGGTGGGGGGAGGAGGCTGGAAGCCTCTCACCGCAGAGAGGCTCTACCGACGAATCGGACGAGTCGGACGGTTCGGAGCCCGAGCCGCCGACCGTCATCCGCAGGAAGGTTTCCTTCGCCGACGCCTTCGGTTTGGATCTGGTTTATGTCAAGGAGTTTGACAGCGCAGACCAGACCGAGGCACAGGGCGCTAACCCAGCGGAGCCCAGGGCCAATGGTAACAAAGAGACGGACGAGTATTTCCTGTCGTCTCTGTTCGCCGTGCCCTCATCTCCAGAGGAGCTGGAACGGAGACTCCAGGATCAGAAGCTGGAACTGGAGAGCATCGAGTTACTTCCTGGCACCACCATTCTCAGGGTCATTGTCAGGGTGGCGAACCTGTGCTACAATAAATCCCTTTATGCTCGGATCACTCTGGATAGCTGGAAGACGTACTTTGACCTGCTGGCAGAGTACGTCCCAGGCTCCAGCGATGGAACAACAGACAGGTTTGCGTTTCGACTTACCCTCGTGCCTCCCTTTGAGATGGAGGGAGCCAGAGTGGAGTTCTGCCTCAGATACGAAACATCGGTTGGCACATTCTGGGCAAACAACAGTGAAATGAACTATGTGCTGTTCTGCCACAAAAAGGGAGGCAGAGACCTGACAGAGTTGGAGACTCGGACCGAGGAAGTgaaaaacagcagagagaagagaagctGTCTGAAAAGCAACAG TAAAAAGAACAGCGCCGAGGAGAAACCAAAGGAGCTGGCCACAGACCCTCCAG CCTCAGCAACTCACACAACAGAGGGGATTGCTGGGAAAACAATGGAGAACGCAGAGCACTTGACCTCTATTTTACATCATGAAGATCACAACCCAAAATCCTTG GTGGATAGTCAGAGGAGCAGGCGAAGAGGGGCCCGTTTGGCACGGGTGCAGGAATACTTCTCCCAACGAGACCAGGATTCAACACAGGGGCACATTTCCAATGGACCACTACCACGTGCCTGGGTGGAGAATCCACCTACCGTGTCTGATATCAGAATCGAACCCCTAGCGGGCAGCGCCACCAGTCCCCCTGAATCACATCAGAAGAAACAAGCCAATGATACACCTCAGCTAATGACGTACCACCAGGTAACCCGGCCAATGATACACCCCGACTCAGGGAGAGATAATGGGCTGGCGGCGAATCCCGATAAGGACGATATCAGGATTGAAACAGGGATCGCACCTAACCTATTATCAGACGAGTCAGTGGGCATTCTGGAGGAACAAACCTCTGTTGGTGATCTGTGGGAAGCCTTTCTCTGTGCCCCCGACTCAAAAGACACCAGCTGTGTGTCAGAGTCCGAACGGCCGCTATCTGCAACCGCGGTTTCCCTGTCAGTCGGAGTTGAGGATTTTGTGGCTTCCTCAAGAGTGGAGAATCAACAGGCGGATGACACAGACTCAAACCCAGAAAGTTTAACCCAGCCCACAGGGTCTAAACCTCCGCCGCCGTCTCACAGTCATGAGATGCCAGCGGAGCCTCGGCCACGCTCAAATGTCACCCCCCCCGGAGACGACAAAGCCAGGGTTTATGATCCCTACCAAAGGCTAGAGGTTACTTCTGTAATAAACACTCCCCAGGAATCCATTCCCTCGACCGCGGCCTCTGACGACACGACCCCGCACAGGCACGTAGGGGCAGATCGAGAAAGAGGAGAGCAGGCTTTCACACCCTATGGAGCAAAGCCGGTAACAAGCttggaggagatggagacaACAGATATGACGGTGATGGCAGATTTGCCGAATACCAGTGCAGAAGATAGAATCTTGCATGGAGATTGGCTTCCTTTGGACATGAAATCAGAGTTTGTAGGCGATGTGGAGAAAGCAGCAGATGAAATCGTGACATTTCCGTGGACAATCAGAAATACAGCAGAGGATGAGACAAACACAAAGAGTCATGGAGAGGGGGGTGTATTTACTAAGTCCTATGCTGAGAAAGATGTATTCAGGCAAAATCAAACTGACAAAATAGAAGTAACACATGACCTCACAGAAGGACTGTTGAATAGACAGAGTCAAGCAGAGGAAGATGAATTCGGTATTAACAACATTTGTTGTGAATCAAACAGAACAGAGTTGAAAGAATTCAGGGTGAGTCAAATGTACAAAGACAAATTCAGGCAAAATCAAACAGTGAATGAAGAATCAAGCCTGAATCAATCAGAGGTGGAAGAATTTGGACCGAAACATACCAAAGAAGAGGAATACAGATTATTTGATTACTTCAGCTTAAACCAAACTGAGGTAGAGAAATTCAAAACCAACCAAACTGAGATGGAAGAGGAATTCTCACCCAGCCatcaagaagaaaaaaaggccAAACAGTGCCATGCAGACAAAGAACTGCTCTTGAATCTGAATGAAAAGGAACTAAACAGAGTGATGCAGACATTTCCAGAAACATTCAGACAATACCAAACACCTGATGAAGAATGCAGTTCAAACAATTTAGAAGAATACAGACTAAATCCGCTTGATGGaaaaatgagagacagagaggacttTGAAAAAGTTGAAGAAATGAGATCCAACCTAACGCATGAAGAGGGATTCTGgtcaaatgaaatacaagcTGAAGATAGTTATCAGAGTCTAAATGCGGAAGTGCAACACAGAGACGCTGACAGAGATAGGCCTATATCAACACACATCCAAGCTGAGACCAATGACGTCAGGGACATGAACACAGGACTGGAAAAGACCGAAAATGTATCGGACGAAATAACTAGACAAAGAGACACAGAACAGACATATGAAGAGATAAGTATTGAAACTCCTGAAAAAGAGAAAGTTAAGGACTTAACGGAGAAAACAGTGAACACTGAAAAGGAGACTGAGTACGTCTCAACAGAAAAGGAAGAACAGTGTGACATGTCAATGGGAAATGTTGAATGCTCAAGACAAGATGAAAATGGAAAGTTGTCAGAAGGGACAAAAGAACTTATTATCAAGGATGATGAAGAATTATTTGAAAAAGAAGTAGAGTCAGGTGAAGACGAGTTATTCACAGAAGAGAAAGGTTTGAATGAGGAAATGCTAGAAGAGGTGTTAGATTTGCAGTTGGTACATAATAGTCCTTCAGCTGAACAAGACAATGAGGTAGCTTTGAAAGTGGAGATTATGATGAAACAGTCTGATGAACCGGAAATCATTCAAAATGGACCTATCCGACAGACAAAACGGGCTACCAAGAAAGGGTCGACTGACATAGACTCCTGGGTAGATTCACTCATGAAAGCATGTACCGATCCCGACTTGACCTTCACACCGAGGCAAGGCCTTTGCCTAACTACACCCAGTAACAGTACAGAGCCCTCAATGGTCCAGACCTGTGAGTCATCTCCAGAAAGAGGTGCCACTGTCCTCACTCCTCTGTCATCTCTGAGCACaagatgcaacacaatggtcaGTGAGGGGTGTGCGTCAAGGGTCAATCAGTGGTCAACCCAAATGCCAAAGTCTGTAGAGGAGGATCAGGAGACACCCAGCAGTCATAATCTTCCCCTTAAAAAAGTGGAGGACGATGGCTTCTTGTCATGGTGGAGGGTGATTTTCTCACTCAGTAGCATAACAAGAGCAATATTCTATGGCCTTATGGTAGCAATGTTTCTCATCACCACACTTATGTATGATTTCCCAGCATGCTTAGCTCTCtcattgttttcactatattgGTGGTACTGTGTTGTAAGGACTgaaagaatggagagagagatgtga
- the ppp1r3aa gene encoding uncharacterized protein ppp1r3aa isoform X2: MENAEHLTSILHHEDHNPKSLVDSQRSRRRGARLARVQEYFSQRDQDSTQGHISNGPLPRAWVENPPTVSDIRIEPLAGSATSPPESHQKKQANDTPQLMTYHQVTRPMIHPDSGRDNGLAANPDKDDIRIETGIAPNLLSDESVGILEEQTSVGDLWEAFLCAPDSKDTSCVSESERPLSATAVSLSVGVEDFVASSRVENQQADDTDSNPESLTQPTGSKPPPPSHSHEMPAEPRPRSNVTPPGDDKARVYDPYQRLEVTSVINTPQESIPSTAASDDTTPHRHVGADRERGEQAFTPYGAKPVTSLEEMETTDMTVMADLPNTSAEDRILHGDWLPLDMKSEFVGDVEKAADEIVTFPWTIRNTAEDETNTKSHGEGGVFTKSYAEKDVFRQNQTDKIEVTHDLTEGLLNRQSQAEEDEFGINNICCESNRTELKEFRVSQMYKDKFRQNQTVNEESSLNQSEVEEFGPKHTKEEEYRLFDYFSLNQTEVEKFKTNQTEMEEEFSPSHQEEKKAKQCHADKELLLNLNEKELNRVMQTFPETFRQYQTPDEECSSNNLEEYRLNPLDGKMRDREDFEKVEEMRSNLTHEEGFWSNEIQAEDSYQSLNAEVQHRDADRDRPISTHIQAETNDVRDMNTGLEKTENVSDEITRQRDTEQTYEEISIETPEKEKVKDLTEKTVNTEKETEYVSTEKEEQCDMSMGNVECSRQDENGKLSEGTKELIIKDDEELFEKEVESGEDELFTEEKGLNEEMLEEVLDLQLVHNSPSAEQDNEVALKVEIMMKQSDEPEIIQNGPIRQTKRATKKGSTDIDSWVDSLMKACTDPDLTFTPRQGLCLTTPSNSTEPSMVQTCESSPERGATVLTPLSSLSTRCNTMVSEGCASRVNQWSTQMPKSVEEDQETPSSHNLPLKKVEDDGFLSWWRVIFSLSSITRAIFYGLMVAMFLITTLMYDFPACLALSLFSLYWWYCVVRTERMEREM; this comes from the exons ATGGAGAACGCAGAGCACTTGACCTCTATTTTACATCATGAAGATCACAACCCAAAATCCTTG GTGGATAGTCAGAGGAGCAGGCGAAGAGGGGCCCGTTTGGCACGGGTGCAGGAATACTTCTCCCAACGAGACCAGGATTCAACACAGGGGCACATTTCCAATGGACCACTACCACGTGCCTGGGTGGAGAATCCACCTACCGTGTCTGATATCAGAATCGAACCCCTAGCGGGCAGCGCCACCAGTCCCCCTGAATCACATCAGAAGAAACAAGCCAATGATACACCTCAGCTAATGACGTACCACCAGGTAACCCGGCCAATGATACACCCCGACTCAGGGAGAGATAATGGGCTGGCGGCGAATCCCGATAAGGACGATATCAGGATTGAAACAGGGATCGCACCTAACCTATTATCAGACGAGTCAGTGGGCATTCTGGAGGAACAAACCTCTGTTGGTGATCTGTGGGAAGCCTTTCTCTGTGCCCCCGACTCAAAAGACACCAGCTGTGTGTCAGAGTCCGAACGGCCGCTATCTGCAACCGCGGTTTCCCTGTCAGTCGGAGTTGAGGATTTTGTGGCTTCCTCAAGAGTGGAGAATCAACAGGCGGATGACACAGACTCAAACCCAGAAAGTTTAACCCAGCCCACAGGGTCTAAACCTCCGCCGCCGTCTCACAGTCATGAGATGCCAGCGGAGCCTCGGCCACGCTCAAATGTCACCCCCCCCGGAGACGACAAAGCCAGGGTTTATGATCCCTACCAAAGGCTAGAGGTTACTTCTGTAATAAACACTCCCCAGGAATCCATTCCCTCGACCGCGGCCTCTGACGACACGACCCCGCACAGGCACGTAGGGGCAGATCGAGAAAGAGGAGAGCAGGCTTTCACACCCTATGGAGCAAAGCCGGTAACAAGCttggaggagatggagacaACAGATATGACGGTGATGGCAGATTTGCCGAATACCAGTGCAGAAGATAGAATCTTGCATGGAGATTGGCTTCCTTTGGACATGAAATCAGAGTTTGTAGGCGATGTGGAGAAAGCAGCAGATGAAATCGTGACATTTCCGTGGACAATCAGAAATACAGCAGAGGATGAGACAAACACAAAGAGTCATGGAGAGGGGGGTGTATTTACTAAGTCCTATGCTGAGAAAGATGTATTCAGGCAAAATCAAACTGACAAAATAGAAGTAACACATGACCTCACAGAAGGACTGTTGAATAGACAGAGTCAAGCAGAGGAAGATGAATTCGGTATTAACAACATTTGTTGTGAATCAAACAGAACAGAGTTGAAAGAATTCAGGGTGAGTCAAATGTACAAAGACAAATTCAGGCAAAATCAAACAGTGAATGAAGAATCAAGCCTGAATCAATCAGAGGTGGAAGAATTTGGACCGAAACATACCAAAGAAGAGGAATACAGATTATTTGATTACTTCAGCTTAAACCAAACTGAGGTAGAGAAATTCAAAACCAACCAAACTGAGATGGAAGAGGAATTCTCACCCAGCCatcaagaagaaaaaaaggccAAACAGTGCCATGCAGACAAAGAACTGCTCTTGAATCTGAATGAAAAGGAACTAAACAGAGTGATGCAGACATTTCCAGAAACATTCAGACAATACCAAACACCTGATGAAGAATGCAGTTCAAACAATTTAGAAGAATACAGACTAAATCCGCTTGATGGaaaaatgagagacagagaggacttTGAAAAAGTTGAAGAAATGAGATCCAACCTAACGCATGAAGAGGGATTCTGgtcaaatgaaatacaagcTGAAGATAGTTATCAGAGTCTAAATGCGGAAGTGCAACACAGAGACGCTGACAGAGATAGGCCTATATCAACACACATCCAAGCTGAGACCAATGACGTCAGGGACATGAACACAGGACTGGAAAAGACCGAAAATGTATCGGACGAAATAACTAGACAAAGAGACACAGAACAGACATATGAAGAGATAAGTATTGAAACTCCTGAAAAAGAGAAAGTTAAGGACTTAACGGAGAAAACAGTGAACACTGAAAAGGAGACTGAGTACGTCTCAACAGAAAAGGAAGAACAGTGTGACATGTCAATGGGAAATGTTGAATGCTCAAGACAAGATGAAAATGGAAAGTTGTCAGAAGGGACAAAAGAACTTATTATCAAGGATGATGAAGAATTATTTGAAAAAGAAGTAGAGTCAGGTGAAGACGAGTTATTCACAGAAGAGAAAGGTTTGAATGAGGAAATGCTAGAAGAGGTGTTAGATTTGCAGTTGGTACATAATAGTCCTTCAGCTGAACAAGACAATGAGGTAGCTTTGAAAGTGGAGATTATGATGAAACAGTCTGATGAACCGGAAATCATTCAAAATGGACCTATCCGACAGACAAAACGGGCTACCAAGAAAGGGTCGACTGACATAGACTCCTGGGTAGATTCACTCATGAAAGCATGTACCGATCCCGACTTGACCTTCACACCGAGGCAAGGCCTTTGCCTAACTACACCCAGTAACAGTACAGAGCCCTCAATGGTCCAGACCTGTGAGTCATCTCCAGAAAGAGGTGCCACTGTCCTCACTCCTCTGTCATCTCTGAGCACaagatgcaacacaatggtcaGTGAGGGGTGTGCGTCAAGGGTCAATCAGTGGTCAACCCAAATGCCAAAGTCTGTAGAGGAGGATCAGGAGACACCCAGCAGTCATAATCTTCCCCTTAAAAAAGTGGAGGACGATGGCTTCTTGTCATGGTGGAGGGTGATTTTCTCACTCAGTAGCATAACAAGAGCAATATTCTATGGCCTTATGGTAGCAATGTTTCTCATCACCACACTTATGTATGATTTCCCAGCATGCTTAGCTCTCtcattgttttcactatattgGTGGTACTGTGTTGTAAGGACTgaaagaatggagagagagatgtga
- the ppp1r3aa gene encoding uncharacterized protein ppp1r3aa isoform X3 yields MVDSQRSRRRGARLARVQEYFSQRDQDSTQGHISNGPLPRAWVENPPTVSDIRIEPLAGSATSPPESHQKKQANDTPQLMTYHQVTRPMIHPDSGRDNGLAANPDKDDIRIETGIAPNLLSDESVGILEEQTSVGDLWEAFLCAPDSKDTSCVSESERPLSATAVSLSVGVEDFVASSRVENQQADDTDSNPESLTQPTGSKPPPPSHSHEMPAEPRPRSNVTPPGDDKARVYDPYQRLEVTSVINTPQESIPSTAASDDTTPHRHVGADRERGEQAFTPYGAKPVTSLEEMETTDMTVMADLPNTSAEDRILHGDWLPLDMKSEFVGDVEKAADEIVTFPWTIRNTAEDETNTKSHGEGGVFTKSYAEKDVFRQNQTDKIEVTHDLTEGLLNRQSQAEEDEFGINNICCESNRTELKEFRVSQMYKDKFRQNQTVNEESSLNQSEVEEFGPKHTKEEEYRLFDYFSLNQTEVEKFKTNQTEMEEEFSPSHQEEKKAKQCHADKELLLNLNEKELNRVMQTFPETFRQYQTPDEECSSNNLEEYRLNPLDGKMRDREDFEKVEEMRSNLTHEEGFWSNEIQAEDSYQSLNAEVQHRDADRDRPISTHIQAETNDVRDMNTGLEKTENVSDEITRQRDTEQTYEEISIETPEKEKVKDLTEKTVNTEKETEYVSTEKEEQCDMSMGNVECSRQDENGKLSEGTKELIIKDDEELFEKEVESGEDELFTEEKGLNEEMLEEVLDLQLVHNSPSAEQDNEVALKVEIMMKQSDEPEIIQNGPIRQTKRATKKGSTDIDSWVDSLMKACTDPDLTFTPRQGLCLTTPSNSTEPSMVQTCESSPERGATVLTPLSSLSTRCNTMVSEGCASRVNQWSTQMPKSVEEDQETPSSHNLPLKKVEDDGFLSWWRVIFSLSSITRAIFYGLMVAMFLITTLMYDFPACLALSLFSLYWWYCVVRTERMEREM; encoded by the exons ATG GTGGATAGTCAGAGGAGCAGGCGAAGAGGGGCCCGTTTGGCACGGGTGCAGGAATACTTCTCCCAACGAGACCAGGATTCAACACAGGGGCACATTTCCAATGGACCACTACCACGTGCCTGGGTGGAGAATCCACCTACCGTGTCTGATATCAGAATCGAACCCCTAGCGGGCAGCGCCACCAGTCCCCCTGAATCACATCAGAAGAAACAAGCCAATGATACACCTCAGCTAATGACGTACCACCAGGTAACCCGGCCAATGATACACCCCGACTCAGGGAGAGATAATGGGCTGGCGGCGAATCCCGATAAGGACGATATCAGGATTGAAACAGGGATCGCACCTAACCTATTATCAGACGAGTCAGTGGGCATTCTGGAGGAACAAACCTCTGTTGGTGATCTGTGGGAAGCCTTTCTCTGTGCCCCCGACTCAAAAGACACCAGCTGTGTGTCAGAGTCCGAACGGCCGCTATCTGCAACCGCGGTTTCCCTGTCAGTCGGAGTTGAGGATTTTGTGGCTTCCTCAAGAGTGGAGAATCAACAGGCGGATGACACAGACTCAAACCCAGAAAGTTTAACCCAGCCCACAGGGTCTAAACCTCCGCCGCCGTCTCACAGTCATGAGATGCCAGCGGAGCCTCGGCCACGCTCAAATGTCACCCCCCCCGGAGACGACAAAGCCAGGGTTTATGATCCCTACCAAAGGCTAGAGGTTACTTCTGTAATAAACACTCCCCAGGAATCCATTCCCTCGACCGCGGCCTCTGACGACACGACCCCGCACAGGCACGTAGGGGCAGATCGAGAAAGAGGAGAGCAGGCTTTCACACCCTATGGAGCAAAGCCGGTAACAAGCttggaggagatggagacaACAGATATGACGGTGATGGCAGATTTGCCGAATACCAGTGCAGAAGATAGAATCTTGCATGGAGATTGGCTTCCTTTGGACATGAAATCAGAGTTTGTAGGCGATGTGGAGAAAGCAGCAGATGAAATCGTGACATTTCCGTGGACAATCAGAAATACAGCAGAGGATGAGACAAACACAAAGAGTCATGGAGAGGGGGGTGTATTTACTAAGTCCTATGCTGAGAAAGATGTATTCAGGCAAAATCAAACTGACAAAATAGAAGTAACACATGACCTCACAGAAGGACTGTTGAATAGACAGAGTCAAGCAGAGGAAGATGAATTCGGTATTAACAACATTTGTTGTGAATCAAACAGAACAGAGTTGAAAGAATTCAGGGTGAGTCAAATGTACAAAGACAAATTCAGGCAAAATCAAACAGTGAATGAAGAATCAAGCCTGAATCAATCAGAGGTGGAAGAATTTGGACCGAAACATACCAAAGAAGAGGAATACAGATTATTTGATTACTTCAGCTTAAACCAAACTGAGGTAGAGAAATTCAAAACCAACCAAACTGAGATGGAAGAGGAATTCTCACCCAGCCatcaagaagaaaaaaaggccAAACAGTGCCATGCAGACAAAGAACTGCTCTTGAATCTGAATGAAAAGGAACTAAACAGAGTGATGCAGACATTTCCAGAAACATTCAGACAATACCAAACACCTGATGAAGAATGCAGTTCAAACAATTTAGAAGAATACAGACTAAATCCGCTTGATGGaaaaatgagagacagagaggacttTGAAAAAGTTGAAGAAATGAGATCCAACCTAACGCATGAAGAGGGATTCTGgtcaaatgaaatacaagcTGAAGATAGTTATCAGAGTCTAAATGCGGAAGTGCAACACAGAGACGCTGACAGAGATAGGCCTATATCAACACACATCCAAGCTGAGACCAATGACGTCAGGGACATGAACACAGGACTGGAAAAGACCGAAAATGTATCGGACGAAATAACTAGACAAAGAGACACAGAACAGACATATGAAGAGATAAGTATTGAAACTCCTGAAAAAGAGAAAGTTAAGGACTTAACGGAGAAAACAGTGAACACTGAAAAGGAGACTGAGTACGTCTCAACAGAAAAGGAAGAACAGTGTGACATGTCAATGGGAAATGTTGAATGCTCAAGACAAGATGAAAATGGAAAGTTGTCAGAAGGGACAAAAGAACTTATTATCAAGGATGATGAAGAATTATTTGAAAAAGAAGTAGAGTCAGGTGAAGACGAGTTATTCACAGAAGAGAAAGGTTTGAATGAGGAAATGCTAGAAGAGGTGTTAGATTTGCAGTTGGTACATAATAGTCCTTCAGCTGAACAAGACAATGAGGTAGCTTTGAAAGTGGAGATTATGATGAAACAGTCTGATGAACCGGAAATCATTCAAAATGGACCTATCCGACAGACAAAACGGGCTACCAAGAAAGGGTCGACTGACATAGACTCCTGGGTAGATTCACTCATGAAAGCATGTACCGATCCCGACTTGACCTTCACACCGAGGCAAGGCCTTTGCCTAACTACACCCAGTAACAGTACAGAGCCCTCAATGGTCCAGACCTGTGAGTCATCTCCAGAAAGAGGTGCCACTGTCCTCACTCCTCTGTCATCTCTGAGCACaagatgcaacacaatggtcaGTGAGGGGTGTGCGTCAAGGGTCAATCAGTGGTCAACCCAAATGCCAAAGTCTGTAGAGGAGGATCAGGAGACACCCAGCAGTCATAATCTTCCCCTTAAAAAAGTGGAGGACGATGGCTTCTTGTCATGGTGGAGGGTGATTTTCTCACTCAGTAGCATAACAAGAGCAATATTCTATGGCCTTATGGTAGCAATGTTTCTCATCACCACACTTATGTATGATTTCCCAGCATGCTTAGCTCTCtcattgttttcactatattgGTGGTACTGTGTTGTAAGGACTgaaagaatggagagagagatgtga
- the ppp1r3aa gene encoding protein phosphatase 1 regulatory subunit 3A isoform X4 translates to MSQDPPHPRRPLSGPVEAPDTSPWGSGNGEEDGEWWGEEAGSLSPQRGSTDESDESDGSEPEPPTVIRRKVSFADAFGLDLVYVKEFDSADQTEAQGANPAEPRANGNKETDEYFLSSLFAVPSSPEELERRLQDQKLELESIELLPGTTILRVIVRVANLCYNKSLYARITLDSWKTYFDLLAEYVPGSSDGTTDRFAFRLTLVPPFEMEGARVEFCLRYETSVGTFWANNSEMNYVLFCHKKGGRDLTELETRTEEVKNSREKRSCLKSNSKKNSAEEKPKELATDPPASATHTTEGIAGKTMENAEHLTSILHHEDHNPKSLRGVHLSLLLLRV, encoded by the exons ATGTCTCAAGATCCTCCACATCCTCGCAGGCCCCTCTCGGGCCCCGTGGAGGCTCCGGACACCAGCCCCTGGGGCAGTGGGAACGGCGAGGAGGACGGGGAGTGGTGGGGGGAGGAGGCTGGAAGCCTCTCACCGCAGAGAGGCTCTACCGACGAATCGGACGAGTCGGACGGTTCGGAGCCCGAGCCGCCGACCGTCATCCGCAGGAAGGTTTCCTTCGCCGACGCCTTCGGTTTGGATCTGGTTTATGTCAAGGAGTTTGACAGCGCAGACCAGACCGAGGCACAGGGCGCTAACCCAGCGGAGCCCAGGGCCAATGGTAACAAAGAGACGGACGAGTATTTCCTGTCGTCTCTGTTCGCCGTGCCCTCATCTCCAGAGGAGCTGGAACGGAGACTCCAGGATCAGAAGCTGGAACTGGAGAGCATCGAGTTACTTCCTGGCACCACCATTCTCAGGGTCATTGTCAGGGTGGCGAACCTGTGCTACAATAAATCCCTTTATGCTCGGATCACTCTGGATAGCTGGAAGACGTACTTTGACCTGCTGGCAGAGTACGTCCCAGGCTCCAGCGATGGAACAACAGACAGGTTTGCGTTTCGACTTACCCTCGTGCCTCCCTTTGAGATGGAGGGAGCCAGAGTGGAGTTCTGCCTCAGATACGAAACATCGGTTGGCACATTCTGGGCAAACAACAGTGAAATGAACTATGTGCTGTTCTGCCACAAAAAGGGAGGCAGAGACCTGACAGAGTTGGAGACTCGGACCGAGGAAGTgaaaaacagcagagagaagagaagctGTCTGAAAAGCAACAG TAAAAAGAACAGCGCCGAGGAGAAACCAAAGGAGCTGGCCACAGACCCTCCAG CCTCAGCAACTCACACAACAGAGGGGATTGCTGGGAAAACAATGGAGAACGCAGAGCACTTGACCTCTATTTTACATCATGAAGATCACAACCCAAAATCCTTG AGAGGTGTGCACCTAAGCTTGTTACTCTTGAGGGTTTAG